In Silene latifolia isolate original U9 population chromosome 3, ASM4854445v1, whole genome shotgun sequence, a single window of DNA contains:
- the LOC141648480 gene encoding B-box zinc finger protein 19-like, which yields MRTLCDVCESAAAIFFCAADEAALCRACDQKVHECNRLASRHIRVGLDAPNAVPKCDICENAPAFFYCEIDGSSLCLQCDMAVHVGGKRTHKRYLLLRQRAEFPADISGQIGDGSSQQADRTEVRREPNQTSGPTMSEREQNHIVPIINGNVDTESQMDATMIDLNARPQRTGRRSPTNQGMDTEPGTNDDSAN from the exons atgaGGACCCTTTGTGATGTTTGTGAGAGCGCTGCTGCCATTTTCTTTTGTGCTGCTGATGAGGCTGCTTTGTGCCGTGCTTGTGATCAAAAG GTGCATGAGTGTAACAGGCTTGCTAGTAGACATATCCGCGTTGGACTAGATGCCCCTAACGCTGTACCAAAATGCGACATTTGTGAAAATGCTCCAG CCTTCTTCTACTGTGAAATTGATGGGAGTTCTCTTTGCCTACAATGTGATATGGCGGTACATGTTGGTGGCAAACGAACACACAAACGATATCTTTTGCTAAGGCAGAGAGCGGAG TTTCCAGCGGATATATCTGGACAAATTGGAGATGGGAGCTCTCAACAGGCTGATCGAACTGAAGTTAGGAGGGAACCAAATCAAACATCAGGTCCTACAATGAGCGAGAGAGAGCAAAACCACATTGTTCCAATTATAAATGGTAATGTTGACACTGAATCCCAAATGGACGCCACAATGATCGATCTTAATGCCAGACCTCAAAGAACTGGTAGACGATCCCCAACCAACCAG GGAATGGATACTGAACCCGGGACTAATGATGATTCAGCAAATTAA